Part of the Geobacter pickeringii genome, TGGCGGCGTTCTTCGTCATGGGAATCTCCGCCTGGCACCTTCTGCGCAAGAACCAGCCTAAATTTTTCACCCGGTCCTTCAAGCTGGCAGCGGTCTTCGGCCTGGTTTCCGCAATACTTGTCGGAGTGATCGGCGATTTCCACGCGGTGGAAGTGGCCAAGACCCAGCCGACGAAGTTTGCCGCCATGGAGTCAGTCTGGGAGACCAAGAAGGGGGTCGGGATGAACCTGATCCTCCTCCCGGACGAGAAGCGCGAATGCAACGCGATCGAGCGTCTCTGCATCCCGAACATGGTCAGCCTCCTGGCGTTTCACCAGCCCGACGCCGAGATCAAGGGACTCAAGGAGTTTCCCCGCGAGCTCCGTCCGCCGGTGACGCTCACCTACCTCAGCTTCCGGGCAATGGTGGGGCTCGGCACGCTCTTCATTCTCCTCTCGCTGGTGGCCGTCTTCCTCTCCCGCACGGGGCGGCTGGCGAACTATCCGCTGTTTCTCCGGATCCTGGTCTATGCCATCCCGCTCCCCTATATCGCCAACCAGTTGGGGTGGGTGGTGGCGGAGGTAGGGCGGCAACCGTGGATCGTGTACGGGGTGCTCAAGACCTCCGACGGGGTTTCCAAATCGATCACGAGCGCCCAGGTATTCGGCTCGCTCGCCGGGTTCACGCTTCTGTACGGCTTCCTCGGGGTGATCGATATCTATCTTCTGATCAAGTACGCCCGGAAAGGGCCCGACGACGATCTGTCCGGCATCATCAAACCTGCATCGGTAAGGGGGGCGTAACATGGAACTGCAGATTACCTGGTTCGTGCTCTGGGCTGTTCTCTGGGCAGTCTACTTCATGCTTGACGGCTTTGTTCTCGGCACCGGCATCCTGCACAACGTGCTTGCCAGAACCGACGGCGAGAAGCGGGTTCTCATCAACACGATCGGTCCTGTCTGGGATGGGAACGAGGTTTGGCTTATCACCGCCGGCGGCGCCACCTTCGCCGCGTTTCCAACCACCTACGCGCTGATGTTCAGCTATCTCTACACGGCGCTGCTGCTCCTGCTCTTCGCGCTCATCGTTCGCGGGGTTTCCTTCGAATTCCGCGGCAAGATAGAGGGGGACGGGTGGAAGAGTGCCTGGGACGTGGCGATTCAGGTGTCGAGCTTCCTGCCGGCGCTTCTCTTCGGCGTGGCCTTCGGCAACATCTTCATGGGGCTCCCCATGGATGCCGCCGGCTACCACGGCTCGCTCGTCTCGCTGCTCAACCCATATGGCCTGCTGACCGGCGTCCTCTTCGTACTGCTCTTCACGGTGCATGGCGCGCTGTATCTGGCGGTGAAGACCGTCGGCGACCTGAGTGCGCGGGCCAAGTCCCTTGCCGACAAAACGTGGCCGGCACTGCTTGTCGTGGCGGTGGCCTTCCTGGCCTACACCAAGTTTGCCACCAAGCTCTTCGACAACTACCTCTCGACGCCTGTTCTCTTCATCGTCCCGCTCCTGGCGGTGGCGGCGCTCCTTGCCACGAGAATCCTCTCCGCCAGAGGGGCGACGCTGGCTTCTTTCGCAGCCTCCTGTGTGACGGTCCTGATGGTGGTTGCCACCGGCGTGACGGGACTCTTCCCGAATCTGATCCCGTCGAGTCTCGACCCGAACTTCAGCCTGACGATCTACAACTCATCGTCGAGCCCCTATACGCTGAAACTCATGACCATTGTTGCCTTCATCTTCGTGCCGATCGTCATTGCCTACAAGATCTGGGTCTACCGCATCTTCCGGGCGCCGGTGACGGAGGCCGAGGTTCTCGGCGACAAGCACGCCTACTGATTCACGACCAGATCGATATGCCGGGAAAAAAGCCTGCGTGACTGCAGGCTTTTTTCATTGTATAGTACGCCCCCCTTTGCCGTGACCGCTGAATGGCTGTTGGGGCGGAGAATTCTGTCCTTTCCGGTAAAGTGATAGTACTTTCAACCGATACGGTAAGAAAGGAGCTGAACGGTTTCGCGTGGCATCACCCGCTGGTTACCCGCAACTGAGAGCATATCCATGTCAAACACGGTTGCCCACAAACTCCTCAGGACGTTCTTCAAGCGCAGCTTCTGGATTACCGTTATCCTCGCCCTGATTCTTTCGATCGTTGTTCCCCTGGTAATCTACCGCTACCATCTCCGCCAGTACGAGGCGGAGTCGGCTGCGCTTCTCAATCGCTTCATCCAGAGAGAAATCTGCTTCTCGCCCCACGACCTCCTCGACAATCCAAAGAGTCTTGAGGCAACCGTTTCCAACATCAACGTCTTTATGGAGTTTGGAGATCTGGTAGAGTTCCGGCTCTGGTCGACAGATGCAACGCTGATTTATTCCTATCATGCCAAACCGCTTGTCGGGCACCGCTTCCCTAACAACCCACGCCTGATAAAAACGCTGCGATCCGGCAAGACGTTTGTGGAGATCGAGGATACGCGCGACAGCGAGAATTCCGATCTGGCGGAGTTCGGCACGCTGGTCGAGATATATGCGCCGGTTTTTGTCGACGGCACGGTACGGGGGGCGGCGGAGGTCTATCGCAAAGCGCCGAAGTTCGAGCTCCTCACGGCGCACATCGTGCTGGTGGTATCTACGGCGGTTGTCATCTTCATGCTCCTCTACGTCCTGCTCTACGGCCGGTTCAAGGCGGCCGCCACAAGCATCATCGCCTATGACGACAAGCTTCAGGGCGCGTACCGTTCTCTGGGGCTTTCCTATTTCGATACCATCAGAAGCCTCATCAAGGCCCTGGAACTGCGCGATATGGAGACAGAAGGCCATTCGGAGCGCGTCGTTGCCATTTCCCTGTTCATCGGCGAACGGCTCGGCATTCCTGCGGACGAACTCGACAAGCTGGTCCTCGGCTCCTATCTCCACGATATCGGCAAGATTGGGGTTCCAGATTCCATCCTGCTCAAACCGGGCGGGCTTTCACCGGAAGAGGAGATGATCATCCATTCCCATGTCGAGAAGGGGCTGGAGATCATCAGCACCATCGAGTTCCTCGGACCGGCGGCCGAGGTGGTGCGGTACCACCATGAAAAATGGGATGGCACCGGCTACTCCGCCGGTCTGAACGGGGCCGAGATTCCGCTGACGGCGCGAATCTTTGCGGTGGTCGATGTCTTCGATGCGCTGATCAGCGAGCGCCCGTACCGTCGCCCCATGTCGTTCGAAGCGGCGAGTGTGGTGATACAGGAGGGGAGGGGAAAGCATTTCGACCCTGAGATCGTGGATGTATTCATGGGGATAAGCCAGGAGGAGTATGCGAGACTGGGTAATGAAATCGTCGACCGGGGGATCCACCATACGGTGAATGCCGCGGTCGAGAACCTTCTGTGCCGGCTCAATGTCGATGGGAAGGGTGACTGATTGAGATCGCGACGGGCGCACCGATGGCGCGCCCGTTTCTGTCTCGCGAGAAATTGCTGACGGCGGATGCCGCTATTCGCGTACGTAGATGTCCATGTCGGATTCGTGGACCATGGTCATGATGCGTGCATACTCCGATTCGATCATCTCGTAGTGGTTGTGCGTCTCCGTTGCATTGAGCTCGAAAATGGAGCGCACCTCCGGGTCCGTCATCTGCGCGGCAGTTTCGCGCAGCGCCTGCTCCAGATTCTGTTCCTTTTCCATGGCGAGTTCCATCGCCTTCTGCTCGGTGAAATCGGAGGTGATAGCCTTGGCTATGGCAGCCATCCAGCTTGATTCATGGTCGGGGGGGGCATCCATGAACTCGTCGAAGTCGGAGATATCCCCTCCTTTGTAGATTCTGAAAAAATGGCCGGCGTGCTCGCGCTCTTCCCGTGCCAGGGTCTCGAATACCCGCACCGCGTCCCGGTCCTTCATCTGCTTGGCCCCAAGTTCGTAGAAGTTCATGGCGTTCTTTTCCGTCTGGATCGATTTCCTGATGGCGCCTTGCACGTCGATCTCTTCAAACATTCCATTCCTCCTTGACATGATGTATACGGGTAATGATAGTGCTAACCTTACCGGATTATGAAGCGAAGTCAAATGAGCGGCCAGGCGGCATCGGACGTCGACTTCCGTCTCCCGGCCGAATCGAAAGCGGACTGTCATGAATGAAGATAATTTCCAAACGAGCCATCCGTTTCCGATCCTGATCGCCGAGGACAATCTTTTGCTGCGGAAGATCCTGGAGGGACATCTGCGGGAGATCGGCTATGACGTGGTCGCGGCCACTAATGGCCGCGAGGCGCTGGCAATGTTCGCCAAGGGATATTATCCCATCATCATCACCGACTGGGTGATGCCCGAGATGGACGGCGTCCAGCTCTGCCGTGCCGTGCGTTCGATCTCCCTCGATCACTATACCTACATCATACTCCTCACTTCGCAGGACTCGCGGGAGAACATCATCAAGGGGCTGGAGGCGGGAGCCGACGAATATCTCGTGAAACCGGTGGACCCGGCGGAACTGACGGTCCGGCTCAAGACCGCCCGTCGAATCATCGACCTGGAGGGCTCCCTCAAGCAGAGCATGGAGGAGATCAGGCGCCTCTCGATGCGCGACCCGCTCACCGGCGTGTACAACCGCCGCTATCTTGACGACCGCCTCGTCCAGGAACTGAAGCGGACCTTTCGGTACGAACGGCCTCTGTCGCTCATCATGTTCGATATCGATCACTTCAAGAAGGTGAACGATACC contains:
- a CDS encoding cytochrome ubiquinol oxidase subunit I, with protein sequence MDVLSLSRLQFAVTCMFHFIFVPLTLGLSILTAYMETRYVISGDETWLKMTKFWGKLFLINFSLGVVTGITMEFQFGMNWAEYSKYVGDIFGAPLAIEATVAFFMESVFIGVWIFGWNKVSKSFHAVSIWLVAIATNLSGLWILLANGWMQHPVGYVLRNGRAEMVDFLAMVTNPYGVLKFGHQIVSGYTVAAFFVMGISAWHLLRKNQPKFFTRSFKLAAVFGLVSAILVGVIGDFHAVEVAKTQPTKFAAMESVWETKKGVGMNLILLPDEKRECNAIERLCIPNMVSLLAFHQPDAEIKGLKEFPRELRPPVTLTYLSFRAMVGLGTLFILLSLVAVFLSRTGRLANYPLFLRILVYAIPLPYIANQLGWVVAEVGRQPWIVYGVLKTSDGVSKSITSAQVFGSLAGFTLLYGFLGVIDIYLLIKYARKGPDDDLSGIIKPASVRGA
- the cydB gene encoding cytochrome d ubiquinol oxidase subunit II, giving the protein MELQITWFVLWAVLWAVYFMLDGFVLGTGILHNVLARTDGEKRVLINTIGPVWDGNEVWLITAGGATFAAFPTTYALMFSYLYTALLLLLFALIVRGVSFEFRGKIEGDGWKSAWDVAIQVSSFLPALLFGVAFGNIFMGLPMDAAGYHGSLVSLLNPYGLLTGVLFVLLFTVHGALYLAVKTVGDLSARAKSLADKTWPALLVVAVAFLAYTKFATKLFDNYLSTPVLFIVPLLAVAALLATRILSARGATLASFAASCVTVLMVVATGVTGLFPNLIPSSLDPNFSLTIYNSSSSPYTLKLMTIVAFIFVPIVIAYKIWVYRIFRAPVTEAEVLGDKHAY
- a CDS encoding HD-GYP domain-containing protein; translation: MSNTVAHKLLRTFFKRSFWITVILALILSIVVPLVIYRYHLRQYEAESAALLNRFIQREICFSPHDLLDNPKSLEATVSNINVFMEFGDLVEFRLWSTDATLIYSYHAKPLVGHRFPNNPRLIKTLRSGKTFVEIEDTRDSENSDLAEFGTLVEIYAPVFVDGTVRGAAEVYRKAPKFELLTAHIVLVVSTAVVIFMLLYVLLYGRFKAAATSIIAYDDKLQGAYRSLGLSYFDTIRSLIKALELRDMETEGHSERVVAISLFIGERLGIPADELDKLVLGSYLHDIGKIGVPDSILLKPGGLSPEEEMIIHSHVEKGLEIISTIEFLGPAAEVVRYHHEKWDGTGYSAGLNGAEIPLTARIFAVVDVFDALISERPYRRPMSFEAASVVIQEGRGKHFDPEIVDVFMGISQEEYARLGNEIVDRGIHHTVNAAVENLLCRLNVDGKGD
- a CDS encoding ferritin-like domain-containing protein, whose protein sequence is MFEEIDVQGAIRKSIQTEKNAMNFYELGAKQMKDRDAVRVFETLAREEREHAGHFFRIYKGGDISDFDEFMDAPPDHESSWMAAIAKAITSDFTEQKAMELAMEKEQNLEQALRETAAQMTDPEVRSIFELNATETHNHYEMIESEYARIMTMVHESDMDIYVRE
- a CDS encoding diguanylate cyclase yields the protein MNEDNFQTSHPFPILIAEDNLLLRKILEGHLREIGYDVVAATNGREALAMFAKGYYPIIITDWVMPEMDGVQLCRAVRSISLDHYTYIILLTSQDSRENIIKGLEAGADEYLVKPVDPAELTVRLKTARRIIDLEGSLKQSMEEIRRLSMRDPLTGVYNRRYLDDRLVQELKRTFRYERPLSLIMFDIDHFKKVNDTHGHHAGDQVLRGCAECVRHGIRENIDWLARYGGEEFIVVLPETDLSGALVVAERLRRQIEAHAVETRQGTITVTASFGVASFTPPDQTEDLAVAESLVECADNLLYVAKGEGRNRVKGAEL